Within the Clarias gariepinus isolate MV-2021 ecotype Netherlands chromosome 27, CGAR_prim_01v2, whole genome shotgun sequence genome, the region CTTTGGTACTAATAAAAGGACGCAGTTGGACAATGCGGCGTAAATGAAAGAATGCAGATTTAGTGACAGGTTTAATGTGAGGCTGAAAGGAGGGTGTGGAGTCAAAGAAAtatcaaagaaaatacagaagtGATCAGATAGTGCTACGTCCTTTATAATAATGAATGAGATGTTTAGACCCTTAATGATGAGTAAATCTAGAGTGTGTGTCCACGATTATTTTTGGGCCTGATCAACCACAATGCTGGTGTCTTTGTGGATGCAGTGtttggtgtagatgtcttcaacaGAGGGACGAGACcctgatgatcttctctgctgtcctcactatccgctgtaggggcTAACGGTCTGAGACGGTACGATTCCCAAGAATTAAAAGTACTTTAATAATCGCAAAAGGAAATTGTATGAAAAATTTTCTTCAGTTAATCTCCTTTTTTTCATGATAGATTTGTATATGTGAGTATattctgtgtatatatatgtatatatatataaatatatatatatatatatatatatatatatatatatatacatacagtggtgtgaaaaactatttgcccccttctatttgccaaaattcctccagagcgctgtaaaagactcgttgcaagttatcgcaaacgcttgattgcagttattgctgctaagggtggcccaaccagttattaggttcagggggcaattactttttcacacaaggtttggattttttttttctccctaaataataaaaaccatcatttaaaaactgcatttgtgtttacttgtgttatctttgactaatagttaacggtttttgatgagcagaaacatttaagtgtgacaaacatgcaaaagaataagaaatcaggaggggggcaaatagtttttcaccactgtatatatgtgtgtatatgtgagtatattttgtatgtgtatatatgtatacttgtactcatttttttccaataatacttgcacaatatttatactactgtattatccatatgtatatttattcctATAATTCTACATCACTACTGCGTGTGTAGTTTACACATCAGACCCACATGTTCTGTACCAGTGCACCAGTAACGTCATGTGACTATAAAAGCGACTTGACTGTCAGTACAGTTCTTTTAAAAGAAGCGAAAAATGTCACTTCCGGCTCGGCACGCGGTGGGGGCGGAAGTGACGCAATGGCGGCGCAGAGGATTGTGTGTAGTGCAgtcccagagtgtgtgtgtgtgtgtgagatgtccGGCGCGGTGCTGCTCGCGGTCCtgctggggggagggggggcggTCCTGGTGGCGCGGACGCTCTTCTGCAgacgcgcgcgcgctctctgCCTCGGCGCCGGTATAATGCGCGGGAAAACGGTGCTGGTGACGGGCGCGAGCAGCGGGATCGGTaaggcggcggcggcggagctgtaCCGGCTGCACGCGCGGGTCATCATGGCGTGCCGAGACCGCGCGAGAGCGGAACGGGCGGCCGCGGAGATCCGCGCATGCGCAGGACCGAGTGACGGCGCGCTGATCATCAAACACGTGGAGCTGACGTCACTGAGATCCGTGCGCGAGTTCTGCCGGGAAATCaccgaggtgtgtgtgtgtgtgtgtgtgtgtgtgtgattatatattattattactggtcaaagtaataataaacaattaacacattttaaatacagactccccacggtgtgtgtgtgtgtgtttaagtcaGGCTTCCTGTCTTCTGATTGGTTAGATTTATTTCCGCGCTTGAAGAACCGGAGAgccaatgagagagagagatttactcccccccacacacacacctatagaggaactgatttattttgtaagAGTGTTTACACGGTTATTAATTATCTACTGAACGGATGAGCAGaagtttaatatataatatatacactacagtaatgtacatttaaaatgaattaatttataaGATCCTGAGACACTGAACATCTCCATGCTGATGGAGTTCATGTCTccctgttgcctagcaacattgTTCTTATTTGAGTGTATTCTCAGTGTGCATACCAGTAGGTGGAGCTAGAGCGTCACCATcgtgtatttctgtgtgtgtgtgtgtgtgtgtgtgtgtgtgctatcaaTGTACATAGCAGCACGTCCATCACCTAGTGAGGATCTGGGATACAGTTTGAGCTTTTATCCAAAATCCCAGTTGTTAATCCAGGGGAGGATTCTGTAACCATGGTCTTTAACCAATCACTGGCCAGAACGATCGCCCGCTCCGCCCACTTTCACACACGTTACCTTCCAATTGATCCCATGCAGGATTAGCTGCTagctgatttgatttgattaggCTGTCTGAAGAACTGAATAATccatgctctgtgtgtgtgtgtgtgtgttgtaggagGAGCCGAAGCTCGATGTGTTGATTAACAACGCGGGTGTGTTCCGCTGCCCGTACTCTAAAACGGAGGATGGATTTGAGATGCAGTTGGGCGTGAACCATCTGGCTCACTTCCTGTTAACCAACCTGCTGACAGAGCTGATGGTGCGCTCTGCCCCCAGTCGCATCCTCGTCGTCTCCTCCAAACTTTACAAACATGGCAGCATCCGATTCGATGACATAAACAGCGAGCGCAGCTACGACCCGGCCTTCTGCTACAGCCAGAGTAAACTAGCTAACCTCCTGTTCACACACGAGTTAGCAAGGAGACTTGAGGGGCGGGGCGTGACCGTGAACTCCCTCTCACCTGGGATGGTCAGGACCAACCTGGGCCGCCATGTCCGGGTCCACTTCCTGCTGAAGCCCCTCCTCTTCCTGGTGTCATGGCTGTTCTTTAAGAGTCCAGAAGCGGGGGCTACGACACTGCTACATCTCGCGTGCTCTCCTGTTGTGGCTAACGTGTCAGGGAAGTTCTTCTCCAACTGTCAGGAGGAAGCGCTCCTGCCCAAAGCCACGGACGATGATACGGCAAAGCAGCTATGGGACCTGAGTGAGACCATGGTCGGGATGAAGGGCTGAGCCATTCCTCGTTGGTTAAATGTGTTGATAATTTTTGTCTGCTTCTAATGAAAcacatataaattattaaacccCCCAAACCTCCTTCTCCCTTCTGGCCCCCTCTATCCCCCCCCCCAAAGCAGTAACACTCAGACTGTTGCTTAATAAACCTGTTGTTTTTATAAACCTACATGTGACCGAGTGTCCTGAAGtgcgagggggggggggggatttgtgAGAAacgttaaatattaataaaattactgTATTAAAATTATGATGATGCACACATGATTGCTTGACTACAATGACATCCCATAATACTAAACTCTACTGCaatagagaaaaagagagagaggagaagcagCAGACAGAcatgagagtgagacaggtctgGTGTAGTAGTTGTGCTTTATTACAGAAGGGTGAACAGGGGCGGGGTTCGGGAGGCTCATGCATGACGGTGTGTCTGATTACAGAGGGACAGGAACAGCGGAGCGTCAGTGAGGTAGAGGAGccgagacacagagagaaaaatcCAATCAGAAACTCAAACACCAAAATGAACCGGTACATTAGCCAATCAGGAGCAGGGGGCGTGGTTCTGAAACTGTTAAAGTGCTGCCGCAAGCACTataacacacactcttcctTGCAGGagtgtatatatagtgtgtattcttgctgtgtgtgtgtgtgtgtgtgtgtgtgtgttatgtaacACGCTGTGAGCAGTGTATCAGGAATTAGTGCTAATCTCATGAGCTAACTGCTAATTAGCCCATTAGCTAACAGGCTAGTTAGCGGAGCACTCTTCCTAACATTTGCTAGCAATTTGGAAGTAGGGTGAGATATCTGTCTGCTGTTAATCTGGGGcttgttgtggctgatcagcaGTGGTAGCTTATAAAGACTCATTTCCTCTAGTCAGAGTTTCATTCATCTCTCATAAACTGAACAATACGGACAGGGATAAAAGAGAATTTCATTTTCAATCGCAAAGTTAGCATGTTGCTCCAACCTTCTCTGTGCTGTAAAGCTTTTCAGATCTCAAACctcacaccacaccacacaccgGGTATCAAATCACAatttcaaaaaacattttttttttcaaaaaactgAGATAGTGCTCACTGCAGTAGTGCAGTGGGTGGAGCTAGACCTAAGCCAACTCCTCCTACAACCCTTTACCGCTAACTCCATGAGATGATCTCCAACACACTAATACATCCTGAATGCTGACTCCACCCCCTGGACTTGTACCTCCACTCAGATAGGAGACGCTGGCTCAGGTCTGACTCCGCCCCCTATTTCTGCAGCAAGCAGCACTTGAAAAATCTTGTGAAGTAAATAAGCAGCATTCACAAGCATTAAATCTGCTGTAGAAACATCCGAGCTTCATATCAATCACAGAACATCATCATGACTTCATCTCCACTGTAGAAAAACACCACTGAGCAAAAACACAGAGAGGAAAACACAGAGTCGGATCAGAAAATAAGTCTGAGTGCACCACTGAGAGATCCTCTGATTGGATAATATTAGACTGACATCGTTCTGGAGCACTTAGTCACGATCTGATTCACTGACATAGATTTTATAcctagagaaaaaaagaagtcgTCCTCAGGGTTCTCTCCACCCTTGACCACCCCCCTTCCCAAgtttaaacagttaaacagcagttaaataaacatttaatattagtGACCTAACTAAATATGttaattaatacataattaCCGCCTGGCCAAAAACAGTCACAGGGCAAGAAAGGCCTGCAtgaagcaaagacaacaactaaggagatcgGACTATGAATCGTGagtctattccagagtgatgggcgtgtcagggtgagaagggaagcacatgaagcgatgctcccatcatgcatagtgtccactgtacaagcctctggagacagtgttataatctggggttgatcagttactcaggtctagactcagtaacgttatggggcaataaaatgaagtcagctgaccacctgaatgtactgaaccaccagaggatcacatctatggagggtttcttcttcCATGATGTTATGAAAGAATTGTGAAAGAATCATTTTTACAATTGGCCACCAAATCAAAGCTAAAGACTGTTGAGCAAAATATTATCAATTAATATATCAGTGAGATGTGAGCATGTTTAACCAGACCTCCTGTGCAAAAATACTCGGACTTTCTctttaaaataaaggaaaattatCTAATATTTCTCATTCTCAGAAATACCAAGCATGAGGCTTAGTTCTAGCCATAATGTCTTATTGCAATCTTTAAAGAATGATTATATTGGCATAGGCTTAGTAACAGCAtcaaaattaagtcagctgacaacctgaatatactgaatgaccaggttatcaaaTCTTGGACCTTATATGGTCCACCTGATGGACCTGGCATACTCCAGGATTCAGACTGTTAAAAATTGGCGTGAGAAATCATTCTCACACATGAGCTGCACAACACAttttgtgctgtaatcaaagataAAAGCTAGTGTGACTTCTTGGCCAGACAGTGTAAGACAATCCATTCAGGTAATGGCATGTGATAAAAGTATAAAGTGGTAGTGTGTGTCCATGCTAGCTGTTGTGCTACAGTGGTTAAGCTGCTGCCCTAGTCTTTATAACAACATTTCTTGGGCTGATATCTGATATCAGTATAAACAATATCTATGACACGCATTAAAATGGTTCTCAGTAGCACACTCAGACATGTGGCCCGAACTGTATAAAGTAAAATTGGGTCCTCAGATGATTAAAATGGAGCTGAGCTCCGCTGAGGCCCTCCTtataaagtaaacattttgtcctgtgctaaataacatttcCAGTGTACTTTAGGAACCTGGGTCCTTACAGGGTGCTCAGTTGAGCAGAGTCCCATAGAGCTGCGCTTTTGTTAGGCTGTCCTTCCTCGTTAGGCCCAGACTGGTGAACGTTTGGTACTGTGATGCTGCTTGAGTCGGAGAAGAACTCGGTTCCTGAGGAGAAGCGCTGATCCGGTCCTGCTGAAACGACTGCAGCTCAGCACCAATTTCCATAGATCCAATTTCCAGTGACTCATTGGAGCTGTTAGGACTCACGTCCACCTCCTCATCCTCATATTCTTGCTCAAGTCCAGCCACCTGCTGCTCCACCTCCTGGGTCTCATCCTCTGTGCTGTACAAGTGTGTATTCCGGAGATCTGTACTGGAGAACGCATCCAGCATGGCGGCCCCGTGGTGCCGATAGGCGTCACTTCCTTCCTGAAAGCTGCTGTAAAGAGGGCCGAGCCGGATCTTTGCAGGTCGGACGGAGAAGTGCTGCTCGGAGAAGCTGTATGGGGAAGCGCGTCCAGCGCTGCAGAACGAGTGAGCGGTGACATCCTCTACACTCAACCGCCTCCATCGGCCGATCAGCACCTCCTGCTCCTCCTCtggctcctcctcctcttccggCACTAGTGCACTGCCACGCCGACTGTCACCGTAGTTGACGCTGGGGGAGGTGGATGGTGGGAGGGGCTCATATGGTTCACTATAGCACGACATCGCACCACTGTAGAGAGGCGAGCCGCCGTTTTGGTAAGCGT harbors:
- the rdh14b gene encoding retinol dehydrogenase 14b, yielding MSGAVLLAVLLGGGGAVLVARTLFCRRARALCLGAGIMRGKTVLVTGASSGIGKAAAAELYRLHARVIMACRDRARAERAAAEIRACAGPSDGALIIKHVELTSLRSVREFCREITEEEPKLDVLINNAGVFRCPYSKTEDGFEMQLGVNHLAHFLLTNLLTELMVRSAPSRILVVSSKLYKHGSIRFDDINSERSYDPAFCYSQSKLANLLFTHELARRLEGRGVTVNSLSPGMVRTNLGRHVRVHFLLKPLLFLVSWLFFKSPEAGATTLLHLACSPVVANVSGKFFSNCQEEALLPKATDDDTAKQLWDLSETMVGMKG